A region from the Lolium perenne isolate Kyuss_39 chromosome 4, Kyuss_2.0, whole genome shotgun sequence genome encodes:
- the LOC127296716 gene encoding RING-H2 finger protein ATL16 — MDALPGLADVPGAAPPPYASKSAAFPIAIVIAIGFMVTSLILVTYYLLVVRCWLRAGANGPGGSRLRRRDGDVMDRVSAVFFTDGLGADDPPRGVDADVVAALPVVKYHRRRRAASSAALECAVCLSEFVEREPLKMLPACSHAFHIDCIDTWLFHNVSCPLCRTVVTAEAASSNKQDNLDAAAGDRRISRLAGGSCRFPKHGDVQEPIRRSLSMDFLPGHRGRKPHKEAVLPSHADVAGTSSSVANTPGVGETSGRFRRLMSSFGLGRSSRSTVLPIDHLDP; from the coding sequence ATGGACGCGTTGCCGGGCTTGGCAGACGTGCCCGGagcggcgccgccgccgtacGCCAGCAAGTCGGCCGCGTTccccatcgccatcgtcatcgccatCGGCTTCATGGTCACCTCGCTCATCCTCGTCACCTACTACCTCCTCGTCGTCCGCTGCTGGCTCCGCGCCGGCGCCAACGGGCCAGGGGGCTCCCGCCTGCGCCGCCGCGACGGCGACGTCATGGACCGCGTCTCCGCCGTCTTCTTCACCGACGGCCTCGGCGCCGACGACCCGCCGCGCGGTGTCGACGCGGACGTCGTCGCCGCGCTCCCCGTCGTCAAGTACCACCGCCGGCGCCGGGCGGCCTCGTCCGCCGCGCTCGAGTGCGCCGTCTGCCTCTCCGAGTTCGTCGAGCGGGAGCCGCTCAAGATGCTGCCCGCCTGCTCCCATGCCTTCCACATCGACTGCATCGACACCTGGCTCTTCCACAACGTCAGCTGCCCGCTCTGCCGCACCGTAGTCACCGCCGAAGCTGCCAGCAGCAACAAGCAGGACAACCTCGACGCCGCCGCCGGCGACAGGCGGATATCCAGGCTCGCGGGAGGCTCCTGCCGGTTCCCCAAGCACGGCGACGTGCAGGAGCCCATCAGGCGGTCCTTGTCCATGGACTTCCTCCCGGGCCATCGCGGACGGAAGCCGCACAAGGAGGCCGTGCTGCCGAGCCATGCCGACGTGGCCGGCACCAGCAGCAGCGTCGCCAACACCCCAGGCGTCGGCGAGACGAGCGGGCGCTTCCGGCGGCTCATGTCGTCGTTCGGGCTCGGCCGGAGCTCGCGGAGCACGGTGCTGCCCATCGACCACCTCGACCCatga